A genomic segment from Bradyrhizobium sp. CB1015 encodes:
- a CDS encoding PLP-dependent aminotransferase family protein, which yields MTPSFDFAPLFPAGLPAPSARWTGLAKYSFVGGNNDSEQVPLDELIEATNTVLRREGRSLATYGLAHGPQGYLPLREFLVTKLKRDAGISCTVDDLLIVSGSLQALDLVNATLLTRGDTVIFEQESYQGSLTRLARLGVNVVGIPLDKDGMRMDLLASTLADLKRRGIRPKYIYTIPTVQNPTGSIMPESRRTELVRLATEYGVPIFEDDCYADLIWSGQRPPALYAMSPNDDVIHIGSFSKSIAPALRVGFVVAPWEVMSRMLALKTDAGSGALEQMVLATYCKPHFSTHVPALTKALRSKLDTLMEALNEQFGTAAEFEEPKGGIFLWVKLPDQVDTLKLYQAALAAGVSINPGPEWSTNKGHSASRLRLCFASPTHQQIRDGVAVLAEVCRKEFGVPARSANVEKRA from the coding sequence ATGACGCCCAGCTTCGATTTCGCGCCCCTGTTTCCAGCAGGGCTGCCGGCCCCGTCTGCGCGCTGGACGGGCCTTGCCAAATACAGCTTCGTCGGCGGCAACAACGATTCCGAACAGGTGCCGCTCGACGAGCTGATCGAAGCGACCAACACGGTGCTGCGGCGCGAGGGCCGCTCGCTCGCCACTTACGGGCTGGCGCATGGGCCGCAGGGCTACCTCCCCTTGCGCGAATTCCTGGTGACGAAACTCAAGCGCGATGCCGGCATCAGCTGCACGGTCGACGACCTCCTGATCGTCTCCGGCTCGCTGCAGGCGCTCGACCTCGTCAACGCCACCCTGCTGACGCGCGGCGACACCGTGATTTTCGAGCAGGAGAGCTATCAGGGCTCGCTGACACGCCTGGCGCGGCTCGGCGTCAACGTCGTCGGCATTCCCCTCGACAAGGATGGCATGCGCATGGACCTGCTGGCCTCCACGCTGGCCGACCTGAAGCGCCGCGGCATCCGGCCGAAATACATCTACACCATTCCGACGGTGCAGAATCCGACCGGCAGCATCATGCCCGAGAGCCGCCGCACCGAGCTGGTGCGGCTCGCGACCGAATATGGCGTGCCCATCTTCGAGGACGATTGCTATGCCGACCTCATCTGGTCGGGGCAGCGGCCGCCCGCGCTCTACGCGATGAGCCCGAACGACGACGTGATTCATATCGGCTCGTTCTCGAAATCGATCGCGCCGGCGCTGCGCGTCGGCTTCGTCGTGGCGCCCTGGGAGGTGATGTCGCGGATGCTGGCGCTGAAGACGGATGCGGGCTCCGGTGCACTGGAGCAGATGGTGCTCGCCACCTATTGCAAGCCGCATTTTTCAACCCACGTGCCGGCCCTGACCAAGGCACTGCGCAGCAAGCTCGACACGCTGATGGAAGCCCTGAACGAGCAGTTCGGCACGGCCGCCGAATTCGAGGAGCCCAAGGGCGGCATCTTCCTCTGGGTGAAGCTGCCCGACCAGGTCGATACGCTGAAGCTGTATCAGGCCGCGCTCGCTGCCGGCGTCTCGATCAATCCGGGGCCGGAATGGTCGACCAACAAGGGCCACTCCGCCTCGCGGCTGCGGCTGTGCTTTGCCAGCCCCACGCACCAGCAGATTCGCGACGGCGTCGCCGTGCTGGCCGAAGTGTGCCGCAAGGAGTTCGGCGTGCCCGCCCGCAGCGCCAATGTGGAGAAGCGAGCCTGA
- a CDS encoding DUF3124 domain-containing protein, whose protein sequence is MRNGLIAVMLLGPLAFAVPAAAQSKVNIEQNFAESLTPLPKEDLAVSGGFYVPAYSSVAMSQGKLRVDFSVTLSIHNASETQPLVIKRIAYFDTAGKQVESYLKTPVALRPLATVSIFIPTDDVRGGTGANFLVDWAATGEIAEPVVEALMVGGIANAHYAFISQGRPTRTAKKN, encoded by the coding sequence ATGCGGAATGGGCTCATCGCAGTCATGCTGCTAGGTCCCCTCGCCTTTGCCGTGCCCGCCGCCGCGCAATCCAAGGTCAATATCGAACAAAACTTTGCCGAATCGCTCACCCCGCTGCCGAAGGAAGACCTCGCCGTCTCCGGCGGTTTCTACGTGCCCGCCTATTCCAGCGTCGCGATGAGCCAGGGCAAGCTGCGTGTCGACTTCTCGGTGACGCTCAGCATTCACAACGCCTCCGAGACCCAGCCGCTGGTCATCAAACGCATCGCCTATTTCGACACCGCAGGCAAGCAGGTCGAGAGCTACCTGAAGACGCCGGTGGCGTTGAGGCCGCTCGCCACCGTCTCGATCTTCATTCCGACCGACGACGTGCGCGGCGGGACCGGCGCCAATTTTCTGGTCGACTGGGCCGCCACGGGCGAGATCGCCGAGCCGGTTGTCGAAGCCTTGATGGTTGGCGGCATCGCCAACGCGCATTACGCTTTCATCAGCCAAGGCCGTCCGACAAGGACGGCCAAAAAGAACTAA
- a CDS encoding cation:proton antiporter, with product MHELIRDITLSILFAWMLGLLAHFSRQPLILAYLIAGFCIGPFGAGWVHSQESISVISELGLIFMLFMIGLEIDLKKIVRAGRVILFAAGSQLLGGCLLGVVFFVGIGLSLGGGHFDAVYLCVACALSSTVIIVKVLYEKRELDTLPGRITLGVLVLQDIFAILFLAVQPSLANLQVSVILLSIGRVAVLVAAALLVSRYVLPRLFHQIARRPELILLGALAWCFLVAETAERLSLSREMGALIAGVSLSTFPYALDVTAKVTTLRDFFITLFFVALGMTIPVPGLSVIGLALMIAAFTVVSRLVTTFTPLYLMKQGLRASLLPALNLAQISEFSLVVIQTGVTDHHIAAETANAASFAFVVLAVLSTFVMTRSDEITRWAIGPLKRIGLRDLDHGNGHAEEDHEGGHGEARRIVILGFFRAASALLAEIERQTPVLLEQITVVDFNPNVYKTLLSRGLHVIYGDISNVDTLIHAGIGKSEMIILSVPDSLLKGATNEKLVRHVRALNPTALIVATADLLADVGALYEAGASYVTVTRLSDAHELFTVIEAAQAGLLADKRAELDQRLGERREVLP from the coding sequence ATGCACGAGCTCATTCGCGACATCACTCTCTCTATCCTGTTTGCCTGGATGCTGGGCCTGCTCGCCCATTTCTCCCGGCAACCGCTGATCCTGGCCTACCTTATCGCCGGCTTCTGCATAGGTCCATTCGGCGCCGGCTGGGTCCATTCGCAGGAATCGATCAGCGTCATCTCCGAGCTTGGCCTGATCTTCATGCTGTTCATGATCGGGCTCGAGATCGACCTGAAGAAGATCGTGCGGGCAGGGCGGGTGATCCTGTTCGCGGCGGGCAGCCAGCTGCTCGGCGGCTGCCTGCTCGGGGTTGTGTTCTTCGTCGGCATCGGCCTGTCGCTCGGCGGCGGCCATTTCGATGCGGTCTATCTCTGCGTCGCCTGCGCGCTGTCGAGCACCGTCATCATCGTCAAGGTGCTCTACGAGAAACGCGAGCTCGATACGCTGCCGGGCCGCATCACGCTCGGCGTGCTGGTGCTCCAGGACATCTTCGCCATCCTGTTCCTGGCGGTGCAGCCGAGTCTCGCCAATCTGCAGGTCAGCGTCATCCTGCTCTCGATCGGCCGCGTCGCGGTGCTGGTCGCCGCCGCGCTCTTGGTCAGCCGCTATGTGCTGCCGCGCCTGTTCCACCAGATCGCCCGGCGGCCCGAGCTGATTCTGCTCGGCGCGCTGGCCTGGTGCTTTCTCGTCGCCGAGACGGCCGAGCGGCTGTCGCTGTCGCGCGAGATGGGCGCGCTGATCGCCGGCGTCTCGCTCTCGACCTTCCCTTACGCGCTCGACGTGACCGCCAAGGTCACCACGCTGCGGGACTTCTTCATCACGCTGTTCTTCGTCGCGCTCGGCATGACCATTCCCGTGCCCGGCCTCTCGGTGATCGGCCTTGCCTTGATGATCGCGGCGTTCACGGTGGTGAGCCGCCTCGTCACGACCTTCACGCCGCTCTACCTGATGAAGCAGGGCCTGCGCGCCAGCCTGCTGCCGGCGCTCAACCTCGCGCAGATCTCCGAATTCTCGCTGGTGGTGATCCAGACCGGGGTCACCGACCACCACATCGCAGCCGAGACGGCGAATGCCGCCTCCTTCGCCTTCGTGGTGCTGGCGGTGCTCTCGACCTTCGTGATGACCCGCAGCGACGAGATCACCCGCTGGGCGATCGGCCCGTTGAAGCGGATCGGCCTGCGCGATCTCGACCACGGCAACGGCCACGCCGAGGAGGACCACGAGGGCGGCCATGGCGAGGCCCGCCGCATCGTCATCCTCGGCTTTTTCCGTGCGGCGAGCGCGCTTCTAGCCGAGATCGAACGGCAGACGCCGGTGCTGCTCGAGCAGATCACCGTGGTCGATTTCAACCCCAATGTGTACAAGACCCTGCTTTCGCGCGGCTTGCACGTGATCTATGGCGACATCAGCAATGTCGACACTCTGATCCACGCCGGCATCGGCAAGTCCGAGATGATCATCCTCAGCGTGCCGGATTCGCTGCTGAAGGGCGCCACCAACGAGAAGCTGGTCCGTCACGTCCGCGCGCTCAATCCGACCGCTCTGATCGTCGCCACGGCCGACCTGTTGGCCGACGTCGGCGCGCTCTACGAGGCCGGCGCCAGCTACGTCACCGTGACCCGGCTCAGCGATGCACATGAGCTGTTTACCGTGATCGAAGCCGCCCAGGCCGGCCTGCTCGCGGACAAGCGCGCCGAGCTCGATCAGCGCCTCGGCGAGCGCCGAGAAGTGCTGCCCTGA
- the ribB gene encoding 3,4-dihydroxy-2-butanone-4-phosphate synthase: MPDSIQEVLQAFARGELVVVTDDEDREGEGDLIVAASLCTAEKMAFIIRHTSGIVCAPVTTEDARRLRLDPMVAHNDSAHTTAFTVSIDYKPDGGTGISAEERASCCRALANPNVGAHDFARPGHIFPLIAKDGGVLLRSGHTEAAVDLCKLSGLPPVGVISELMNDDGSVMKGEQVAQFAARHKLKHVTIADMIAYRQAREKLIERVSTFVTDSPIGPLQGYAYRSPFDSIAHVAFVYNGVGDGKNVLTRFHKPNIVKDTFTGHKRMAAVLEHFKKAGRGVLVYLRDGAAGVPVSPLPDETSTEADRNRQWREVGVGAQILRDLGVTSIRHLTSSVHDYKGLSGFGIEIVANEQLES, encoded by the coding sequence ATGCCCGATAGCATTCAGGAAGTCTTGCAGGCCTTTGCCCGGGGTGAGCTCGTGGTCGTCACCGACGACGAGGACCGCGAGGGCGAGGGCGATCTGATCGTCGCCGCCTCGCTCTGCACCGCCGAGAAGATGGCTTTCATCATCCGCCATACCTCCGGCATCGTCTGCGCGCCCGTGACGACCGAGGACGCGCGCCGGCTGCGGCTCGATCCGATGGTCGCCCACAACGATTCCGCGCACACCACCGCCTTCACGGTCTCGATCGACTACAAGCCCGACGGCGGCACCGGCATCTCCGCCGAGGAGCGCGCCTCGTGCTGCCGCGCGCTCGCCAATCCCAATGTCGGCGCCCACGACTTCGCCCGGCCCGGCCACATCTTCCCGCTGATCGCCAAGGACGGTGGCGTGCTGCTGCGCTCCGGCCATACCGAGGCCGCCGTCGACCTCTGCAAGCTTTCCGGCCTGCCGCCGGTCGGCGTCATCAGCGAGCTCATGAACGACGACGGCAGCGTGATGAAGGGCGAGCAGGTCGCGCAGTTCGCGGCCAGGCACAAGCTCAAGCATGTCACCATCGCGGACATGATCGCCTACCGCCAGGCGCGCGAGAAGCTGATCGAGCGGGTCTCGACCTTCGTCACCGACAGCCCGATCGGTCCCTTGCAGGGCTACGCCTACCGCTCGCCGTTCGATTCCATCGCCCACGTCGCCTTCGTCTACAACGGCGTCGGCGACGGCAAGAACGTGCTGACGCGCTTCCATAAGCCGAACATCGTCAAGGACACCTTCACCGGCCACAAGCGCATGGCCGCCGTGCTCGAGCATTTCAAGAAGGCCGGCCGTGGCGTGCTGGTTTACTTGCGCGACGGCGCGGCCGGCGTGCCGGTTTCGCCGCTGCCGGACGAGACATCGACGGAGGCCGACCGCAACCGTCAGTGGCGCGAGGTCGGCGTCGGTGCGCAGATCCTGCGCGACCTCGGCGTCACCTCGATCCGGCATCTCACCTCGTCGGTGCACGACTACAAGGGTCTGTCGGGCTTCGGTATCGAGATCGTCGCCAACGAGCAGCTCGAGAGCTGA